The window AAAGTAACATCAGGGACTTACGCACTACTGCCCCACCccgctccaccccacccccagctgtgcAAGCCCGGAACAAGCCCAGAACAAAGCTTCGGGTTGACATCAGAGTGTGGAAAAGGGGCAGAGTTGCCAAAGccgcctccaggccctgaggctACACTTAAGGGAGGGATCATCTTACTCGACTCTGAGAAGCTTGGCCTCCGAAAGGGCCAGCATGGGGACAGACCTACTCAGCGGCACTCAGCCAGGCagctgtgctgagagcatggaacTAGAGACCTCGGACTGTGGGAGTCTCAGCTTGGAGGCTTGCAGATGCAGGTGACAGAGCCTGGGTCTGCATTCATGTGTGCAGGGCTAATGTGGGCCCCTCAGGGGCCCCAGGCAGCAGAGCCAGGCCCGGGGGGTACAAGTTCCAGGCTGGCCAATTCCTTTGCAGGAGATGAGGTTACTATTCCTAGAGATgttcaggcagaggaagagcacCTTCCAGGTAGGAGTAATGAAAAATGGGATCAGACAGTGAGGTTAAATTAGGGAACTTTTATGTTCCCTTCCAATCTGAACACCTAAAAATCTCAGATCTCAGTTCCTCATCTTCTGcccagaggggagtggggagagagaaacctGGGGCTGCCTACAGCTGCTCCCTCTTTAATCAAGTTGAGCTCCTTCTTTCCCCTGTGGACTCCCTTTCCTGCCCAGTCTAGATTCATGACCACTCCTTAGCCCTTGCAGAACCGTGAAGGCCTCGAGGTAAGGGAGGTGAGGTGGACAGGTGCCTGGGGCTTTGAGCACACCtgggagtaggggtggggtgTGAGTGTGGGCTGCCCAAAGAACACTGGAAGAGGTCGGGGAGAGGCTGGCTCACTCTGGTTCTATAGCCAGGTTGCTCTAGGGTATTTGGCCTTCCCAACCTGCTTCCGCCCTCGCTCCCAAGGCCTATTTGTCTACTTTATCCTGCATCAACACCTTAATGCCAAGAAGAAATCCCTATGTGAGACTGTGGTGTTCACCATTCTCCAGCCCCCCAGAGTCAGCCTCAGGAAGGGGATCAGTGAATGGGTTTAGCTAAGTTAGTATGGAGCCCAAAGGGGTTCTTTAGAAACAGGATAGCTGGGCCCTGTGTGTCTCTGAGAGTACAGGAAGGGGCTGGAGCAGTTCTACAGGGCCATTTTAGCTCCATGAACAGAGGAGACCCCTGTGCTTTCCCATCTGAAGAGGTGGTTCAAGTCCACATTTTCCAGTCCCGGATCGATCCTTGAATTCCTGCGTGACAGTTTTTGGGGCTCCTATCTCTGGGTAACTCAGCCCCAGAGCTTCTTGGTGTGGGAAAGAGGAAGCTACACTGTTTCCTGCTCAggcctgtgtctgcctctgtctctctggtgTCAGAGGGAAGAGAACGTAATGAAGGCTCAGGTTTCCAGGTCCATCACTTATGCCCCCCAGGACGTCCACGTCTTCTCCTAGAACATGGGGGTTGCCGTGAGTCAGCGCTCATGAGTTCAGATGTCAGGGATCCTTGTCCCAGCTTTTCCTTGTGGGCCTGAGTTCTCTGACCTGATGGCTTGTCATTGGTTTGGGCCCTTCCAGAGTCGACAGTCGATCTCACTGTTCCTCCCACTGTGAAGCTGGAAAATGGAAGTTCGGCCAACATCAGCATCACCCTTCAGTAAGTTCCCGGGCTCAACTCTACCATCAGCCGAGTCCATTCACCCTGTGGCTGGGTCAGAGCTGACCCCTGGCTCCGTTCATATTTCAAGTGTGATGCCTTTGCCTCTTCACTTTAAGACaagctatggggtgcctgggtggctcagtcagttaagcgtccaacttaggctcaggtcgtgatctcccagttcacaagttcaaaccccacatcgggctttatgctgacagctcagagcctggagcttgcttcggattgtgtgtctccctgtctctctgcccctcccctgctcatgctctgtcctcaccacccaaaaataaataaacattcaaaataaaaattagaaaaagacaagCCAGAGAAGGGTCAGTGGATATGCTATATGGTATTCTATATGGTATTATCAAGTCCCTTCTctcctgagaaaataaaattttaaaaacaaaaaccaaggggcgcctgggtggcgcagtcggttaagcgtccgacttcagccaggtcacgatctcgcggtccgcaagttcgagccccgcgtcaggctctgggctgatggctcggagcctggagcctgtttccgattctgtgtctccctctctctctgcccctcccccgttcatgctctgcctctctctgtcccaaaaataaaaaaaaaaaaaaaatttaaaaaaaaaaaaaaaaaaaacaaaaaccaaaagacaagccagagaaagagaggcgATAGCAGGTGGTCTGCAGATTGAGGTCCTAGAGTCTTTCCCCACCAGCCGCTGAATCCTTGTTTCTGgtcagaagaggaggaagggggattCTCCATAGAGACGTGAACCTTTTCCCCTTCCAAGAGATGTCCTTAAGTGACCAGCAGTTGATGTCAGACCTCAGGGTGGTCCTTCCCAAGGCTCTGAGCATTTGATGACAGCCCTGAAGATCAAGGGGCAAGTTGCTGAGCTGCTCGCCAACACTTCTGAGATCCCTCCTGAAAGCAGAAGTGAACATACTGGGTGAATCCCATTCATGGCAACCCTCATGCTTAGCCTTGTCTGAGAGTGTTCCTTGCTGACCTTTGCTGGTTTAGGGGTGAGGTGCTGGCCGAGTACAGACTGCCAGAGGGCCTGCCTCCTCTTCCATATTCTTCACTGCTTCTCTCTACTCTTGCCTCCCAGCCAGGAGGATTCCCCAGGATGAAGGTCTAGAACGCTGTCCTTTACTCTTTGcccttctgccttttctttaCCTCTCCTGGGCAGTCTGATCACAGACCAAAGCTTTGGTAGCAAGGCTCCCTAACAGACCTGCATTCCGTCCCAATTCCTGCCACCTCTCTATGTGGATACCTTATAAATCTGACAGGCCATCCCCTCACCACATCGTCCCTCTCCAGAATCCTTGAGTGGCATTCCATAGCCTTCCAAATTAACTCCAGGCCTGTACATCCACACTTGAGGACACCACCGACTACTCCCATCAGACACATCTCATGGCTTTCTAGGGACACACCTATCCCTGCTCACAATTGAGTCCTTGGAAGCCTTCTCCACCAGAGCAAATGGCATGGTCCTGTTGGCCTCTGGCAGTCACAGCCAGTTCCCCACCTTCTCAGGGTCTCACCTGGCCCCCATGGGCTTCTTGTCTCCTAATACAGATAGAAAGCTCCTAAGGAGCAAGGACCCCACCTGTCTGAGACTCAGGACCTAGCACATAGCACATTTAATGCTAATTGCTTGAGAAGTGACAGGCCTATGTGAAATCAAGAGGGTTGGTTGAGATCTCACAGTGTCCGGCTTCTCAGTAGTAATCAGACTCTTGTCCTCCACAGGCATCCGTTAAATGCAACCTTGGTGATCACTTTTCAAATCACATTTTGTTCAAAAAATGTTACTATCCTTGAGCTCCCTGATGAAGTAAGTAATGAATTTTAACTGATGGGTGGAGAACTGCTGGGTAACAAAATAGTCTTTAAGTGCGTACCTGTAGAAATAGGCCATCTTGTTTTTATACTGTGGGCCGCCCCTGTTCCATCATTCTCGAAATCTCTGATTTTGGCTTTGTTGGTCTCTTTGACGATGGGCATTTTATGCCACATAGATGGAATTAGGAAAGTGATGGTAAGAAATTTGAGGCAAAAATGGTCCTGGGAACGTAGAAGAAATTCATATGatgattttctaaaattgtgCTACTTAGAGGGTATTGGTGGACCAATACTATTGCCCCTTCTTGAAAAccttttagaaatgcagaatcatgGGCCCCATCCTAGACCTACTGATTCAAAACCTGCGTATGAGCAAGATCCCAGATTATTTAGGTCCACACTGAAGTTTGCAAAGCATTATTCTGAGATTCCATTGGTTGAGTGTTATTTCCAAAAATCAGTGCCAAATGCTGTCTAATGATCACTATTCATAGCCCTTATGCATTTATATGTTAATATACACACTGCTTCTACCTTACCAACATTTGAGCCAATTACAAATTGACTAAGTAAAAAATACCAATAGGGGAGAATAATGTAGAGAATaaacagtggtttaaaaaaaaagacaaaataaatgcagGGATAACTCTGAGGCATGTCACAGGCCCTGTGTGGTTGTAGAAATAGGCTGCAAGTTGGCTCTGAGGCCCCTGGCAAGAAAACAGCACTAAAGCATGCGATCAGATAAAGCCTGTCAACCCAGAAGGGCCTTGTGTGGGAAGGGAGTCCCCTCTCACCCTTTGGTGAGCACCACGCCTCATTAGACTGAGCCACTTCTCACCACTTCCTCCTGCCCTGGGGTATGAAGCCTGCTGCAGGGTAAGAAAAGCCTGGTGGTTCTTACAGCAGGTTGTGGCACCCAGCTGACGTCTGGCGTGATCCACAGATCAAATTTAGAGATCAAATTTAGACTCTGAGGAATGACATTGATCGCCTAGTTTCAGGTCAGACTGCTAAGTAAAAGTATCATCTTTTCGAAATCAGTGAAAGTCAAACATCattttaagcaaaagaagccTGACACAGTAAAGTAGGCTGTATGCTTCTTTCTGCATAAAGTGCACACCCAGTCAAGGCAAATCTGTGGTGTTGGTCAGCATAGTGGTTTCCCCTTGGGGCTTAGGTGTGACTGGAAAAGAGCCGAATAGGGCTTCTGAATGCTGGAAGTGTTCCATTTCTTGACCCGAGTGCTTGATCTTGGTTTGTGGATATTATTTCATCAAGCTGTGATGTGTAAACCTTTCTGCACATATGTTATAATTcactttcataaaaatgttaatggtggataacattgtatgtcaactataataaaaaaaaaaatcaatggtggGAGTCAAATCCAGTTTTAGAGTGATCCATATGAGTACCAACCCACTTTCCAGGAGCCAACCTATATGGCCCCTCCCATCCAGCTCTAGCCAGTCCTGTCTCCTGCCTTTGGAAACTACTGGTTAGAACTAGGGGCCTGACCTATGAGCCTTGGACAAGGTACCCCACCCAGCACATCGCAGATTCCTCACTTGTAGACATAAGGTTAATAATGTCTGCTTGACAAgggttatgaggattaaaagCCATAGCGAGTATAAAATGTCTAGGATTGTACCTGGCATGCAGAAAGAAAGCACAGAGTGAAAGATAGTGGTAAATTTTGTggacctaaaactgctcttaaaaataaagtttattaattaaaaaaaaaaaaaaaaagatagtggtAGTTATGATTTCCTTCTGCCCTGTACCAGTTGATTTCCAGTTGaccagttttcttccttcctagtTCCTGAAGGGACATAGTGGCCCACTTACAAATATACAAACAACATTGCCAAGAAAACctgttaaaaatgagaaaaaaatagcaaaaagtagtATGCACCATGAGGACGTAGCTTGCAAGAGGTGGGCCATGAATTAGACCCTGGGCTTTGCGGCAGCCGCTCATACCATTTTATTTGTTCCGCCAAAGCCCCCTGATTTCTAGTGCTAAAAACATAAAGTCCTTCCAGGGTCCTCATAAAGAAGCCACTGAATTCTAATGACTGCATCCTCACAACGCCTGTGATATGGGTGGAGGTGTGGGGCCCAGAGCATTACATTACCCAAGGAGCAAAGAGGGGGAGACAGTTTGGGTCAGCAAAGGTATCATCCTGCTCCCTGCCACATTCGGGGGATTTGAGAGTATCCAAGGAAATGACTGGGAGATCAGATGTTGCAGGCAAGCCTCTCTCTTTCTTGGAGAGAACTTTtgataaacataaaatgtttatcaGAAATGAGGGTGAGAATGTTCTCCCTGACAAGTGTCTGTTGATTGtacctcttctgttttgtcacttGGCAGCCACACTGGGCGTGGGGCAGATGTTGTTTGTGGATATTGAGGAGCCTTCCATAATAGCAGAAGTAGAAGTAATAACAGACATAGTATTTATGGACTTTATGTCATTCATAGCAACCCTGAAAGGTAGACACTTCTGTTATCCGCTTGTACAGGTGAGCAAACTGAGGTCGAAtaacttgcctgagatcacatGGTTAGTGAGAGGAGAGCTGTCCCACCTTCCCTGGGAGTTGAGGCCTGAGGGCAGGGCTATTGTTCTGCTCAGAAAGTCTAACAcacaggtggggggagggggttcttGGGGGAGGGGTAGTTGGTCCAATGTTTCTCCCTTTTGTTAGTAAGCTCTTGGAAGGTCCAAACTGTGTGTGATCCATCCCACTATTTCCTAgagtggagcctggagctggaCACTCAGGTCCCAATAACTATGTAGCACTGGATCGAATTCAGTTTTCCTAACAGGTTGTGGTGCCTCCCGGCGTGACAGATTCCTCTTTTCAAGTGACGTCTCAAAATGTTGGACAACTTACTGCTTATCTGCACGGAAACCATTCCAACCAGACCGGGTAGGCTGGCCTCAGCCCACATAGGCTTAAATGATGAGATGGGAGGCGGGCATCGTCGGGCACATGGGGGCTTCCTTCGAGCCCAGCCTCTGCTCATCCCCAAATTCTTTCTAGCCCGAGGATCCGCTTCTTGGTCGTCCACAGCAATATCGTTAGCATCATAAACCAGGTGATTGGCTGGATTTACTTTGTGGCCTGGTCCATTTCCTTCTACCCTCAGGTGATCACCAACTGGAGGCGGAAAAGGTAACCAACTCACTGAGCTTTACTTGCAGTCACTTGGGGCTGGTAAGATGGGAGGCATCCCAGCGAGGCTGTAGGCAGCATGGGTTCAGACTTTCTTCCTcggctcttctctcttcctgccctttctAGAAAGTTGTCCAGTATGAAAGCTCTAAGAGCCTGTGGCAGGACTTGCAGTGCTAGGCATTTGGTCTGTGGCCCAGTTCAGCCCCTCCCTGTGAAAGCAACAAATTGGGGCTTCTCAGGGAAGCAGAGAATGTGCTGGGAGGGAGGAGTCCACCACATCTGCGGTTCTTGGTCCATCCAGCCCTGCAGGAATTAGTGTCAAGTCCTGCTGCAGTGCTAGAGCTGGGTCCTTCAGCCTTGGAGGTTAAGCGACCCCACCCTGACTTTAAAGACAAAGTGGGCCTAGAGTTGTGTCTTTGCATAGCAAGGACCCAAGCTGTCCTACAGTTACCCCAGCCACATGGGCCTCATAGGGCTGCTAAGCTGGGAGCCAGGGACGGAGATGCTTTCTCTCTGAAAGAGGCCTCCAGACTTCCCTCCGGGCCAGGACTTatggaggcagagacaggggaaggagggaggacacTGGTTCCCAAGAGGGTGGGATAGTGTGGCATCGATTGCGGTGTGCAAAGGGGCCTGAGGACAGTGTTCTCCTTGGGAGAGCTGGGCCCTCCTCCCCATGTGTTGGGAGCTCTGTCCCCTCCCATCTTTCCAGTCTCACCTTTTACCCTGCTTTGTCTCTTTGTCGCTCCCATGCCAGTGTCATTGGTCTAAGCTTTGACTTCGTGGCGCTGAACCTGACAGGCTTCGTGGCCTACAGTGTGTTCAACATTGGCCTCTTCTGGGTGCCCTACATCAAGGTAATGCCCACTGCAGCTTGGCCCCGGTTGTTTGGTAGCTTGGCTGCACCTCACCCCCAGGCTTCTCCCAACCCCTCAAACAGGAGCAGTTTTTCCTCAAGTACCCCAATGGAGTGAACCCCGTGGATAGTAACGACGTCTTCTTCAGCCTGCACGCAGTCGCCCTCACCCTGGTTATCATCGTGCAGTGCTTCCTGTACGAGGTGAGAGATGAGCTGGTGCCCACCCCACCTCAGGTGCCAACACCCACCACCGCCAGCCGCCACCCATACCTCCTATTTTATAGAAGACACAGAAACTCGGCATCTGCTTACTGGGGCCGAGATAAGAGGCCCGGCCCCATGCTGGACACAGGGAACACCCATGAGCCCAAGCCCTCAGGACCCCCAGGTGTGGGgtgagagacacagaggcagTGATGACCCAACGGGTTGAGAGTTGAGTAGGATGGGAGGACACGGGCAGCTCATGGAGGCCCTGACACaaccagagaggagggggagggcgtCAAGGAAGCGGCTCTGAGTTGTGGTCCATAGTATAAGTGATGTTGCCGTGGTGGTGGGGCGGCCCCAGTGGGAGGACAGAACTCTGAAGGCCAGGGGGCAGTGAGAGGAACTATGACCAGATGTTTGTGGCTGGGGTTCAGGGTCCCGGTGAGGGGAGCAGGCTCCTGAGGGGTCCAAGGGTCTGGAGTGCCAGGCTGAGGAGAATGGCCTCCGCTGCACTGCTGGGGGCTGTTGAGTGCCTCAGCAAAGAAGGCACCATAAGGCCGGTTTTCAGGGGATCACTGACCTGCACGTCTTCTCTCACTTCCCTGTGGGTGCAGTGTTTCCTTCAGGGAGTTCCCTTTGCACATGCAAGGTCAGCTGGGGACTGCTTGGTTCCCACTGTCACGGACCTTCTAGGTTACCTTTCTGTGAAGCCTGGTGAAGGAGACCTGCTTTGGGGAAAGGTAGGGGTGAGGGATAGATTCCAGAGATGATCAGGCTCCACCTGGATCATGGAACAAATCTGGGCTGGAATGGGGCACCAGGCCTCCAGTGTGTTGGGGGCCACGTTCCCAGCCCTTGGTGGCCTCTGAGAGGTACCCGTTCTGCAGTGTGGGAACAAAAAGCAAATGGGCTCTGGAAAGTCCAAGAATGACTGAACTAGAGATCCTGATAGCGACAGTGGTGTGCTTGGCACTGGACTCTCAACCCCCACCACctatccccttcccttccctctctccatcatCCTCAGCAAGGCAGCCAGCACGTGTCCTGGCCTGCCATCTGCTTCCTGGTGCTCTCGTGGCTCTTTGTGCTCATCACCATGATTTTGGCTGCAGTCGGGGTAACCACGTGGCTGCggtttctcttctgcttctcctaCATCAAGCTCGCGGTGACGCTGGTCAAGTATTTTCCACAGGTACCTCCAGGGCCCTCCTTACTTTTCACATGGCCATTAGAGTGAGAGGGATGAGATACAGACCCCAGGTCCTCCCACGGGGCAGCCCGTAGCTGGGGTGAGGAGGCATGAATGGAAGGTTGCAGTGGAAGCCACGAGCGCAGCCAGAGCAGGGCCAGGCAGAAAGCCGGCCGTAAGTACTGCTGCTCCTCCCTGGAGCCAGGAATCGCCTGAGGAAGTCAGTGGAGACTTCTCTGAGCTCATGCTCCACTCTGAGAGTCAGGTTGTCCAGGTCACTTCTCTCGCCATCCCAGTCTTTCCTAATGACTTTGTCTGCCCCCTACTCTCCCCCCCTGTTAGCACAACTGATGACCTTGAAGAGCAGCAGCCGGATACTTGGAAAAGATTAAGTGAGAGGAAGTGGCCAGGGGCTGCGACCTCTGACCTCCATCTCCCATCCAGAAATGCCTTCCTCAGAGGTCTCATCCAGGGTCCACTTTAGGGGCCTTCAGCATGCTCCCTCAAGTACTAAGGCCTATTCAGATGCAGAGACCTAGAGTCAAACACATCTTGCCCCATAGCCCAATGGCCCAGGACAGGGGAAGGCGTGAAATAGCTGCTAATGGTGGGCTCCACCCCTGAATCTAGGGCCTCCTTTAACCTACCCCATTTCCAGTGCAAAAGCCCCCTTTTCAGTCTCCCTGGTGCAGGGAGGCTTGTATTTCCTGGGCTCAGGAAGGGTAGCATTTTGCCAGAGTCAAGGTCCATCTCCTGGAGGGCACGGAAACAGTTCAAGAGCCTTAAGGATAAGCAGGACTTAATTGTGTGgatgagagaggagggggcattcggggggggggggggggtgccgtgTTCCCAGAGGGCTGTTGGCCGTGCACCCAGATGAGCAAGGTCTCCTTGCTGGCTGAGCAGTGTTGAAAATAAGAGGGCCCTAGGGGGCTGGGGAAGAAGGCTTCGCAGTTGAGGGGGGTAGGTCTTGAGGGAACCGGGGCCACAGTTCCTGAGTGTGGGAAGGCTTGGGCCTGGTCAGTCTAGGAGGCAGGAGCCCCACCTGGAGACGCTTGGAATTGTCCCAAAACTGGAGAGGTGGCCGCAAGCATaaaagagggtgggagaggaCAAAAGGGAACTCACAGGTGGCTGGCTGAGAGAAGACCACCACAGGGGCCATGCCCTCCCTCTTGGATGATAGGGAGGTTGCCCCAGTCAGAGAAGTCCAGAGGGTTCTGGTGTTGGAGGAAGGATGTGGAGCAGCGGCGGCAGGAAGTGGGGGGATGTCCACGTAGACCCACCCACTAGACCTAGGAAGCAGagtccccagagcccagccagAGCTGTGGTGGAAGTCCAGTCCACTCTACCGATGGGGAAAACTGACGTTAAGAGAACTCCAGTAACTCTCCCGAGATAACCTCCTTCCCGGGGTGGAGCTGGGGTACCAGACCAGACAATCAGACTCCTAGCCTATGTTGATAAGCACAACATGAAGTCCAGGCTGAGTTTAGGAAGACCCTTCAATggagatgagaagaaaaatcaattgCTAGAAAACCAGGGCAGGGTTTTGTCACAGAACAGGAAAGGATGAAGACTATGGAGAAGCAACATCCCCCACTCCTTTGCAGTTGCTAGGTGcagggatgggaggaggagggctgTTGGCCGTGCACCCAGATGAGACCCCCTGGACCCGCCCATACTGCTTCC of the Neofelis nebulosa isolate mNeoNeb1 chromosome 16, mNeoNeb1.pri, whole genome shotgun sequence genome contains:
- the CTNS gene encoding cystinosin isoform X1, which codes for MIRSWLMISILLPLKFIEKCESTVDLTVPPTVKLENGSSANISITLQHPLNATLVITFQITFCSKNVTILELPDEVVVPPGVTDSSFQVTSQNVGQLTAYLHGNHSNQTGPRIRFLVVHSNIVSIINQVIGWIYFVAWSISFYPQVITNWRRKSVIGLSFDFVALNLTGFVAYSVFNIGLFWVPYIKEQFFLKYPNGVNPVDSNDVFFSLHAVALTLVIIVQCFLYEQGSQHVSWPAICFLVLSWLFVLITMILAAVGVTTWLRFLFCFSYIKLAVTLVKYFPQAYMNFYYKSTEGWSIGNVLLDFTGGSFSLLQMFLQSYNNDQWTLIFGDPTKFGLSVFSIFFDIVFFIQHFCLYRKKPGLQAAHTGSDSRPRQD
- the CTNS gene encoding cystinosin isoform X2, which produces MIRSWLMISILLPLKFIEKCESTVDLTVPPTVKLENGSSANISITLQHPLNATLVITFQITFCSKNVTILELPDEVVVPPGVTDSSFQVTSQNVGQLTAYLHGNHSNQTGPRIRFLVVHSNIVSIINQVIGWIYFVAWSISFYPQVITNWRRKSVIGLSFDFVALNLTGFVAYSVFNIGLFWVPYIKEQFFLKYPNGVNPVDSNDVFFSLHAVALTLVIIVQCFLYEQGSQHVSWPAICFLVLSWLFVLITMILAAVGVTTWLRFLFCFSYIKLAVTLVKYFPQAYMNFYYKSTEGWSIGNVLLDFTGGSFSLLQMFLQSYNNGFRQHTRVLTAVPGRIEC